From the Candidatus Bipolaricaulota bacterium genome, the window TCGCCTGGGGGATCGTTCCGTAGTCGAGGGGGTAGTCCTCGCCGGCAAGGTGCGCTGCGAGCCGCAGCCCGTCAGCCGAGGCCTTGTGGGCGAGCATCGGGCCGGGGACGAGATCCCCGATCGCGTAGATCCCCGGCACGCTCGTCTCCAGGTTCTCATCCACGACAACGAACCCGCGCCGGTCGAGCTCGATCCCGATCTTCTCCAGCCCAGCCGAGTTCGGTTTCCGTCCGACGGCAAGGAGGATCCGATCGGCAGGGAACTCCTCCTCCTTCGTGTTAACCACTACGCCGTCGTCCTTATTCGCGTATCCCGTCGCCGCCGCTCCGGTCCGGATCTCGATCCCCATCGCTTTGAGCCCTGCCCGCACCCGGGCGATCGCCCTCCGGTCGAGGTCGAGGCCGGGGAGGATCTCGGGCATCAGCTCGAGGACGGTCACCCGGCTCCCCAGCCGAGAATAGATCGTGGCGAGCTCCAATCCGATCACCCCGCCGCCGATCACGACGAGTCGCTCCGGAATGGCATCGGGGCTCAGGGCTTCGGTCGAGGACCAGACAACCGGATCGGAGAAGGAGAATCCCGGGATCTCGACCGGGGCTGATCCGAGCCCGAGTACGAGCCTCTCTCCTGTGATCGCCGCGCCGGTCGAGAGCGAGACCTCTCCGGGGCCGGTGATCTTCGCTTCGGCCTTGATCAGGGTTACCCCGTTCGCTGCCAGGAGCTTTTCCACCCCGGAGACGAGCCGTTCAACGATCCCCTCTTTCCAGGAAATCAGCCGGGGAAGGTCGATGTGCGGCGGCGCGAATTCCATTCCGAAGTCACTTCCCTCCTTTGCTCGCGCGAGGAGCTCAGTGGCTGCGAACAGTGCCTTGGTCGGGATGCAGCCGCGGTTCAGGCAGACCCCGCCGACCCGGTCCCGCTCGACGAGCGCCGTCTTCAGCCCGAGCTGTGCCATCCGGATCGCTGCCACGTACCCGCCCGGTCCTCCCCCGATTATCACTACATCGTAATCCATTTCCCCTCCTTTCCGACAAGATACCCGCGGCATTCCTCCCCTTCAACCCGACGTCTAACTTCCTGAGAAAAGAGGCATAATCAATATGATGGTTACGGATATTTAATATTTGTGACCATCCGACAAGGGCAAAACCTTCGTGAGGAGGTGACGCAAAGCCACGGGCCCGTAGGCGGGCAGCCGGGCTGCCGAAGATGGTCACGAAGAGCCGTTGGCTGATTTTCGCGGTATTAACCGCCGGGTTACTAGTTTTACTGATCTACCCGCAGCTCCCTCGTGTCGCTGGTGGTGCGGGCGGGGACGGGACACCCGGGATTGCCGCCGCTGACCTGGCGTGGAACGTGGAGCAGATCGAGGCTCCCCGGGCGTGGCGAAAGACGGCGGGATCGCATGACATCGTCGTGGCAGTGATCGATTCCGGGGTCGATTGGACCGTCCCCCAGCTTGCGGGAAAGATGTGGACCAACCCGGGTGAGATCCCGGGAAACGGGATCGACGACGATCATAACGGCTACGTCGACGATGTCCATGGCTGGGACTTCCGCGATAATGACTCGAGCTCCCTCTCCGGGTCGAAGATCAATTGGCACGGCACGTTTGTCGCCGGGATCATCGCCGCTCAGCCGGGGGATGATAAGGTGGCCGGGGTGGCACCGGGGATCAGGATCATGGACGTCCGAATCCTCGACTCGCGGAACCTGTTCTACAGCTCCGACTGGGG encodes:
- the lpdA gene encoding dihydrolipoyl dehydrogenase, which codes for MDYDVVIIGGGPGGYVAAIRMAQLGLKTALVERDRVGGVCLNRGCIPTKALFAATELLARAKEGSDFGMEFAPPHIDLPRLISWKEGIVERLVSGVEKLLAANGVTLIKAEAKITGPGEVSLSTGAAITGERLVLGLGSAPVEIPGFSFSDPVVWSSTEALSPDAIPERLVVIGGGVIGLELATIYSRLGSRVTVLELMPEILPGLDLDRRAIARVRAGLKAMGIEIRTGAAATGYANKDDGVVVNTKEEEFPADRILLAVGRKPNSAGLEKIGIELDRRGFVVVDENLETSVPGIYAIGDLVPGPMLAHKASADGLRLAAHLAGEDYPLDYGTIPQAIFTSPELASVGMSEKRAKEEGYTPLVGRFPYAALGKALGMNAPDGFFQVVADAKTRRILGVTIVGAEASDLISEAAVAVQNGLTLEAIADSVHPHPTLPEGLKEAAENALGRAIHTVNR
- a CDS encoding S8 family serine peptidase, with translation MVTKSRWLIFAVLTAGLLVLLIYPQLPRVAGGAGGDGTPGIAAADLAWNVEQIEAPRAWRKTAGSHDIVVAVIDSGVDWTVPQLAGKMWTNPGEIPGNGIDDDHNGYVDDVHGWDFRDNDSSSLSGSKINWHGTFVAGIIAAQPGDDKVAGVAPGIRIMDVRILDSRNLFYSSDWGKFAKAIDYAVDNGARIINLSIYANGKPPVVFENAVKRAAARGVIVVGIAGNDGKGAVSYPGRYPWVLAVSATDRADHLARFSNYGPEVAVSAPGNKVLSLFPGGVSGTGSGTSFAAPHVAGTLALILSANPRLTPAAAVDVLKKTSVPLGDPDRYGAGRVDANRAVALAASERD